CTTCTTCTCCACGCGGTCGAAGGCCCGCTGGTAGCGGCGGCGCCGGTCCGGGTTGTTCGAGGTTACGTCCGACCGCACCAGTGTCATGAGGTCGTCCACATCGTCCCCGGCCTCGTAGAGCAGGCGGCGCACAGCGGAGTCGGTTACCTTCTCGTCCGCCAGCGCGATGGGGCGGAGGTGCAGGCGCACGAGGGTCTGCACGTAGTCCTGCCGCTCGTCGGTCGGCAGGCGCCACTTGCGGAAGAGGTCCGGAATCATGCGGGCGCCCACGTCCTCGTGGCCATGGAAGGTCCAGCCGTCCTCCGCGTCGAACCGCTTGGTCTTGGGCTTGGCGATGTCGTGAAGGAGGGCGGCCCACCGGAGCCAGCGCGTCTCCGTTCCGGGCCGGTCCGACGTTCGCTCGGCGACATTGTCGAGCACCTCGAGCGTGTGGTAGAAATTGTCCTTGTGGTCGCGCCCGTTTACGACGTCGACGCCCTTGAGGCGCTGAATCTCGGGCATGAAGTGCGACAGCACGCCGGAGGCCTCCAGAATCTTGAAGCCGATGGACGGCGTCCCGGCCTCCAGCATCTTGTGGAGCTCCTCGGTGATGCGCTCCTGACTCAGGATCTCGACGCGGTGGGCCTGTGTCCCCATCGCGTCGAACACACGGTCGGACACCCGAAATTCGAGCTGCGTGGCAAACCGGGCGGCCCGGATCATGCGGAGGGGGTCGTCCTCGAATGTATCCTCCGGGTCGAGGGGGGTCTCGATGGTCGTCCGTTCCAGGTCGCGCCGGCCGTCGAATGGATCGATGAGTTCGCCGAAGCGGTCCGGCGTGAGGTGGATGGCCATTGCGTTGACCGTAAAGTCGCGGCGGTACTGGTCGTCCTCCAGCGTGCCGGCCTCCACCTCCGGCTTCCGAGAGTCGGAGCGATAGCTCTCCTTCCGCGCGGCCACGAACTCCAGCACGAGCGCGTCGTCCGGGTGGTCGTCGGGGAGCGCGTCCTCGGCGGGGATGCGGATCGCGGCGGTGCCGAACTTGGGGTAGACGTGCGCGGTGTGGCCGCCCAGCTCGTCGCCTACCGCCTCGGCCAACGCGATGCCGGTCTCGGGCCCGACGGTCACGAAGTCGAGGTCCGTGGTGGAGCGGCCCAGGAGGACATCGCGCACCATCCCACCTACGGCGTATGCCTCAATGTCCTCTTGCTCGGCCACGCGCCCGATTGTGCGTAGGATCGACTCGTAGGGAACGTCCCGCAGCCGGTCGGACAGGGTGTGGATGTCAGCGTACGAGGAGGCCTCCGTCATGCCGTCGGGACGTGTTGAACACCAATTTCGCAGTGTGTATGGACGGCACAGGGCCCTGGTTCGTTCGGTGGACGGGTGGCTTTTCGCCGGCAATTTGGGAGATCGGGTGGTCAGGGCGGAAGCACGCAGGCCATTGTGCCCACCGACCGCCCACGGTACGACAGGAAAATCACCACTCAATCGTGGAGAGGGTGTCCACGTCGTCGGTGTCCTCGGCGTCCTGGCCGTCAGGCTCGGGGGCGGACTGCTCCGCGTCCGGTGCGGCCGACGACGAGGGCGACTCTGGAAGGCCGTCTCCTTCCTGAAGGGGGCGGACGGGTGCGGTGCCCTTCGTGGTGTTCCCGTCCGTGGTGTTCTCGGGGGAAGACGACGGCTCAATATCGAGCGTGACGGACCGATCGGCGGCCTCGGAGGGTTGGCCCGACGAGTCGGCCGGGGGCTCGTCGGGGGAGGACGAAAGGGCAGGAATTGCGTACGTCTCGGTCGAGAAGAAGGCCTCCTTCAAGGCCGGAATCCGATCCGCGGTATCGCACAGGCCCCCTTCGAAGTTGGCCTCGTCCTCAATCGTGAGCGCCTCGGCGCACAGGATGCCGTGCACCGATGCGGTTTCCATCACGACAAGGTCCGTCTGCGCATGCAGAACGCCCTCTGCGTCGCCGGCGATCCGAATGGAGCCGGCCTGAATTTCTCCGTGAATGGTGCCTTCCTTAGACACGTGTACGTGCCCCTCGGTGGTCACATCCCCGTCGAGCACCCCGTCGACCCGGAGGTCGTCCTCCTTCAGGTTAAACGTTCCTCGTGCGGTCGTGTCCTCTCCGAGAACCGAGAGGGCCGACGAGGGGCCGGAGGCGTCATCATCGTCGGTCGAGCGTTGAAAGAAGTCGAACATAGAAGCCGGAAATTGTTCGAACGGAACAGGCGATTGGCATCCGGGCTACGCGGGTTCTTGGTCGAACAGCGTGACGGAGGTATTGGCGTTGCCCAGATCGAGCCCGACGGCATGGTCCGGGCTCTTGCCGTTCACGCCGGCGGAGTGGAGCGCGAACCCTCGGCTCACATGCGTGGCCGGGTCCGGCACCACCTCCAGGGAAAGGACTTCCCCGAACTCATCCTCGAAGGCGTCCACGAGTTCTGTGTAGAGTGCGCCGCCCCCGGCGAGGTACATTTTGTGCGTCTGTCCGAAGTCGCTGTCGTCGAAGGCCTTCTTGAGGGACGGGGAAATGATGTCGTCGTAGTAGATGCGGAGCACCTTTTGCCGAAGCTCCGACAGGTCGTACTGCTGGCGGCCGGCCACGACGGTGCCCCGGCGCATCGCCATGTCGATCTGGTGCTCCGTGGGCATGTTCAGGTAGTGCTTCTCCCGAAGCCGCTCGGCCATCATCGACGTGGCGTAGCGGAGCCCGTGTCCGCTCGTCGCCGTTCGCTGGACGGGGCCGGAGGGGAGGCTCAAGACAGACTCGAACGTTCCGTACCCCAACGAGACGGCAAAGAACGGGTCGTTCTCTTCGAGGTCCCCCTCGCGGGTCGCCGTCACGTGGCCCTCGATTTCCGGAAGAACCTCGACGTTCGTAATGTCCACGCCCACGACCGAGTGCTCGCCCTGTCCAAACGGGCGCCCGTCGAACTCAATTTCCTGCTCGCCCTCAATCAGGTTGCCCGCGCTCCGGCGGTGGACCCGGTACGACGAGTAGGGGAAGCCGGTCGTCAGCGTCAGGGGCGTATTGGCCCCGCCGGCCTGGGCGATCAAAAGCCCAGCTCGCAGCAACAGCCGGTAGTCGAGGTCGGAAGGACCGTTGTTGATGCCCTTGTGAGGGGCCGTCCCCTCACGGAGGGCAAGGTCCCCGACGACGTACTGCTCATCGTCGACCTGGACCTTCAGGCCCTCGAGAAGGCCATCGGCCACGTCGACCAACTCGGTTGCGTTGGTTTCGAAGACACTCGGAAATGATTTCGTTTTCAGCATCGCGCTAAAAGTTTCAAGAGACCCGGACAGCGAAGTCGGCACGTTCTTAGACGGAGGAGCCGACTGGATCCTTTGTTATCGCCATGATTGTCGGCGTATTAAGCGCGAGCACGTTTGAAAAAGAAGAGACGACGAGTGCCTGGGCCCCGGTGGGACGAGAGAAAAGCACCCGGGCCCAGATGAGATGGCCCCGAAGAAGAAACGAGAAGCAGAATTACCACCCTCGGGCGTTGACCGACCACGCATCGACGACGGAGGGGCCGTCAACGACGTGGAGGGTGTCCTGGCTGGCGACGGTGACGCAGGCGTGGTTCGGAACGATACGGAGCCGGTCGCCCACCGTGAGGTCGGCGTCGCCGGCCATGGTCAGCCACCCGTGCTCTTCGGAGAGGTGGTCGACATGCAGGCCCGGGTGCGGACGCATCGCCGCGGCGTCGGCCAGCGCGATCCCGTATCCGTCCGTGCCGTGGCCGGTGTCCGTCGTGAACACCTTCTTCCCCGCGTCCACGAACGCGCGGGCTGCGTCGCCGGGCTTTGTCTGGGTGCTGATGACGGTCGTGAGCACGGTGAGCGCGCAGTCGTCGAGTGAGGCTGCCCCGAGGGCGACCTGCATCGCGTCGTGCATCACGTAGTTGCCGGGCCGAATCTCGGTCACGCGAAACCCGTCGCGCTCGGTGTTCTCGAAGGCGGCCATCGAAGGCGTCGAGCCGACGCTCACCTCGAACGTGTTCGGCGTGACGCCCGAGACGCCCGCCTCGCTCAGGGCAGAGGCCACGGACAGCATCCGGTCCCGTTCGTGCCGCGCTGCGCGATGCAGGGCCTTCTCCTCTGTCTCGTCGTCGGACGGGCCGCTGTACGCCTGCCCGGCGTGCGTGAGGAGGCCCGTGAGCCGGAGGCCCGGCAGCGACGCGATCCGGTGCCCCAGCGTGACGGCGGCCTCCGGGGCCGACCAGTGTACGCCGCAGCGCCCGTGGCCCACGTCCACCTCCATCAGCACGTCGACAGGGTCATCCGCGGCCTCATACACGGCCGACGCCTGCTCGGCGCCCGCCACGGTGTCCACCGTAAACGAAACCGTCGCGTCGCCGCGGAGCGTTTGCAGCCGCTTATGCTTATCGCGTCCGGTGACGGGGTAGGCCACGCGCACGTCGTCGAAGCCCGCCTCCACGAACGTTTCGGCCTCCCGCACGGTGGCTACGGTGAGGCCTTCGGCGCCGTGCTGCTGTTGTTGCCGGGCGAGGGCTACGGACTTGTGCGTCTTCACGTGGGGACGGAGCGTGACGTCGTTCGTATCCGCGAGGCCCTGCATCGATGCCAGGTTGTCCTGCAGGCGCGACTGCTCGACGAGGAGGGACGGGGTGGAGAGGTCCGTTAGAGTCATGGAAGAACGCTGGGGGGAATGAAGGAGCGACCGTGGAAGGCAGCGATTGGTGGGGAGACACAGGCGTTAAGAGAGGAACCTTCCGTTCCTCAATCCCATCGGACAAGAGCCTTTCCATGCCCACCGCCGCTTCGTCACAATGCGTCTGCCTCCTACGGTCCGATCGTTCGTTTTCGCGGCGGTCCTTGTTCTCGCAATGGGTGGGGGACGCGCCCACGCCCAGATGGAGATGCCGCCCCAATCGCTTGGCGCGGTGATCGAACAGGCCGAGGCGCAGGAGACGCCCATCTTGCTGGACATCTATGCGCCGTGGTGTCCTTACTGCCAGAAAATGCAGGAAACGGTCTACGCCGACTCGACGGTGCGCGCAACGCTGGAGCGCCAGTTCACCTACGCCCGCCTCAACCGCGACACCACGGCGGGGGCTCATCAGTTTGAGGGCCGCACGCTGTCGTCCAAACAATTGGGACTGGCCCTTGGGGCCCGGGGCGTGCCCACCACCGTCTTTATGACGCCGGACGGCACCCCGATCGGGCGACAGCCGGGTTATATCAAACGCCCCATCTTCCTGCAGATGCTCCGGTACTTCGGGTCCGGGGCCTACGAAGAGCAGAGCTTCGAGGCGTTCCGGAGCCAGGCGTCGGAGTGATGCTGGCGGAGCGCCGGGCGCACCGAGAGCGCATCGCTCAGCCCTATTCGTTTGTCGCCTCTACCTGGGCTGATTCAATCCGGTCGTAGGCGCGGAGTTGATCCACCACGTCCATCCCGTCCGTCACACGTCCGAACGCCGTGTAGCCGCCGTCCAGGTGGGGCTGCATGCTGTGCGAGACGAAGAACTGGCTGCCCTCCGTGTCTTTGCCGGCACTGGCCATGCCGATCGTGCCGCGGCGGTGGCCGATGCGCGTGGCCTCGGTACGGAGGAAGAATCCGGGCCCGCCGAAGCCGTCGCGCCGTGCAAAGTCGCCCCCCTGCACCACGAAGTTGGGCACCACGCGGTGGAACGGCACGCCGTTGTAGCGGCCCTCTCGGGCAAACTGCGTGATGGCCTGCGTCGTCTGCGGCGCCTGTTCGGCGTCAAGCTCGACCGTGACCGTGCCCCGGTCGGTCTCCAATACGAGACGCGGGTGCGGGCCGAGCTCCTGAAGGAATTCCCAGTCGATTGGGGGCGTATCGGGCAGGGGCTTCGGGGCGGCCGTCACCGTCGTGTCCGTCGCTTCGGAAAGCCCCTGCGCGGCAGCCCGGCGGACGGCATGGTGTGGGTGGTCGAGGGCGTCGCGGAGGACCGATTCGGCCGTCGTGCCGCCGAGACTGCCAAGGGCCTCCAGCGTGGCCGCCATGCCTTCCAGGTCGTCGGGCGTGGCGAGGGTGCGGTAGGTGGCCGCGAGCGTGTCGGCCGCGCCCACGGAGGCAAAAGCGGAGTCGGCGAGGGCGGGGGCGCCGTGGTAGAGGAGGGCCGGGTCGCCCCGGCGCACGGCAGCGGCCAGGCGCTCGAAGGTGATGTCCGCGCCGTCCGGTCGGGTGCGCTCCCAGCGAGACACGACGGCCTGCACCCCCGCGGCGGCCACGCGCACGTCGTCGCTGCGGAGGGCGGCCCCGATCAGCGAGTCGGCCCGGGGCGCATCGAGCGGGGCGAGGGCGGGCAGGGCCGCGGCGTAGGCGACCGGCGACCGTTCCGTGCGCCAGCGAGTGACGGTGTCGAGGACGCGCTCCGGGCGCTCGTTGCGGGCGAGGCCGCGGAGGAGGGGCGCCACCACGCGCCATTCGTTCGGATGCGCATCGAGCCAGGCCCCAATTGCGGCATTCCGGTCGGGCGACCAGTCGAGCCCGGCCAGCGTTTCGGCGGCGGTGCGTGCCACGAGGGGATGGCCGTCGTTGAGGGCACCGACGAGGGCGCTTCGTGGTTCGTCGGTGGGGGAGCCCGAAGAGAGCCCCCGGGCAGCCTCCACCCGCGTGCGCCAGTCAGGGGCCGTCCGGAGCCAATCTGCCAGGCGAGGGGCATCGGAGGAGTCGCCCGTTGTGCCCACTGCCCGAAGCAAGTGCATGGCGGCCGGGTCGTCGGGGGCCGTGTCGTTGAGCACGGCACGGATTGTATCGGCGCGGCCGGCGGCGAGGGCTTCCACCCGCCCCAGTGCGTACGCCGCGTTGCGGCGCGTCCACGGGTCGTCGGACCGTAGGTGGTCCAGAAGCCAGGTCGTGGCGGTCGAGTCGGTCACGCCGCGCATGCCGTAGCGAGCGATCGTCAGTGCCAGGTCGGAGTGGCGAGCCGGCGGGGGGCGAAGCTGGATGAGGCTGCGCAGAGACTGAGCGTCACCCGTCGTGCCGAGCGCCTCAATGAGCCGTCGCTGCACCGAGGGATCGCGCTCGACGCTCAGCGCCCGGAGCAGCGGGGCGTCTGGCACCCCCGACGGCATCTGGCCGAGGGCGAACGCGGCGTCGGTGCGGACGAGGGGGACGCTGTCGCGCAGCAGGTCGAGGAGCCCGGGAATGGCACTGGTGTCCTGGACGGAGGCGAGGGCGAGGGCGGACCGGCCCCGCACGTCGGCGTCGTCGGCCCCGATCTTTTTGCGCAGCAGGGTGCCGTTCCGATCGACCTGTGCCTCCACGACCGCCTGCAGCGCAGGGCGCGTCAGCAGGTCGTCGGACGGACGCTCAAGCATCGGCTGGGCGGCCACGCCCGTGAGGCTCCACAGGCAAACGAGAGGGAGTACAAGCCAAGTTCTCATGGGGGGGCGGGGCAGCCGAAAGGGATAGGAAGGAGCAAAAGCGAACGACACGGCGCGTGTTCGCACCCTTCCTGCTGAGTCCTCGCATGGCTTCATGCGCACTGCCCGACGGTCGGGTCTCCGCGATCCATTGCTGGTGCCGCCGCGGGGGAGGTGCTTCCCAACGGAAGTGCTGGGAAGACCTCTCGGGAGGGCCCAAGAGTAGATCGACTGGGGGGCAACCCGGGCAAAGGACGCCGGAGAAGTGGGAACGGCGTCCCGATTACGTCACAAAGACACTCGGAGCAAGGGGCACAGAAGTTTCCGGCGCACGATGCGATCTACGACTGTCGCGTGCCGACCTTGCCCATGGCGACCCGCAGACGATTCCGGGCCCGGTCGCGGGCAGCCTCGTGGGTCTCACGCTCCTCTTCCTGTACACCTTCCTCCAGGCGCCGCTTGGCGCGCTCCTGTGCGCTCTCGGCCCGCTCCACGTCAATTTCCGAGGCCGGCTCCACCGTCTCGGCCAGCACGGTGACCTTGTTGTCGATGATCTCCAGAAAGCCACCGCTCGTGGCGAAGATAATGCGGTCGTTGTGCATGTCGGCGTACTCGTGGGCCGCCTGCGTCTTCACGATGAGGGGCCCGATGCCGAACGCGGAAATCATGGGGGCGTGGTCCTTGCGGACCTCGAACGAGCCTTCAATGCCGGGGGCGCGGACGCCACTGGCCGGGCCCTGAAACGAGCGCTCGTCCGGCGTCACGATGTCAACGGTCAGTTCGTCGGCCATGGGGCGTCAAAGTCGGATTTCGGGGTGCGAAGCTCGAATGCGCGACGAGGGCACGGTCGGTGGACCCCTGCCGTCCGCGATTCGAACGTGGGTTATGCTTCCTCGGCCATCTCCTCGCCGGCCTCGATGACCTCGTCGATTGGGCCCTTGAGCAGGAAGGCCCGCTCGGGCAGGTGGTCGAGCTCGCCGTCGAGAATCATGCGGAAGCCGCGGATGGTCTCCTCGATGGGCACGTACTTGCCGGGCTGGCCGGTAAACTGCTCGGCGACGAAGAAGGGCTGGCTGAGGAACCGCTGCACGCGCCGGGCGCGGTTGACGGCCTGCTTGTCCTCGTCGCTCAGCTCGTCCATTCCGAGAATTGCAATGATGTCCTGAAGCTCCTCGTACCGCTGGAGGATCTCCTTCACGTCCTGTGCGGTCTCGTAGTGCTCGGAGCCGAGGGCCCGCTCGTTGAGCATCTGGCTCGAGGAGTCGAGCGGGTCGATGGCCGGGTAGATGCCCTGCGTGGACAGCTGGCGCGAGAGGACGGTCGTGCAGTCGAGGTGAGCAAATGTGGTGGCCGGCGCGGGGTCCGTCAGGTCGTCCGCGGGGACGTACACGGCCTGAAAGGAAGTAATGGAGCCCTCCTGCGTCGAGGTAATGCGCTCCTGGAGGTCGCCCATCTCGCTGGCGAGCGTCGGCTGGTAGCCAACGGCGCTCGGCATGCGTCCCATGAGGGCGGACATCTCCTGCCCCGCCTGTACAAAGCGGAAGATGTTGTCGAGGAAGAAGAGCACATCGCGCCCCCCGAGGTCGCGGAAGTACTCCGCGATTGTGAGCCCAGTCAGGCCCACGCGGGCGCGAGCGCCCGGGGGCTCGTTCATCTGGCCAAAGACGAGCGAGATGTTGCTCTCGCTGTTCATCGCGTCGAAGTCGACCTTGTCGAGGTCCCAGCCGCCGGACTCCATCGACTCGCGAAACTCCTCGCCGTAGGTCATCACGCCGGCCTCAATCATCTCGCGGAGCAGGTCGTTGCCCTCGCGGGTGCGCTCCCCAACGCCGGAGAAGACCGAGAGGCCCTCGTGGGCCTTGGCGATGTTGTTGATGAGCTCCATGATGAGAACCGTCTTGCCGACACCGGCCCCCCCGAAGAGGCCGACCTTGCCGCCCTTTGGCACGGGCTGGATCAGGTCCATCACCTTGATGCCGGTCTCCAGTACCTCCTGCGACCCGGTCAACTCGTTGTACTCGGGCGGGTCCTGGTGAATGGCCCGGCGCTCGTCGACGTCCGGCTCCGGCAGGCCGTCGATCGGTTGGCCGACGACATTGAAGAGGCGCCCCCGGATCTCTTCGCCGATGGGCACACTGATGGGCTGGTTCGTCGCCGCGATGGCCTGTCCGCGCTGCAGTCCGTCGGTCGAGTCCATCGCGATGGCCCGGACGCGCCGCTCGCCAAGGTGCTGCTGCACCTCCAAGATCAGGTCGCGGCCGTCATCCTGGTCAATCCGGAGGGCGTCCAGAATGTCGGGCACGCCATCGCGCGGGAACTCGGCGTCGACGACCGGACCGAGCACCTCGACAATTTTGCCCTTGACTTCGTTGCTTCCTACTTCCATGAGACAGGGTCAGTTATTCGATGAGAAGAGGGGCCAGACGCTGTAGAAAACGGCGACGCTCCGCCGAAGGATATCGGGCCAATTGTGGGGTGATCGCACTCGAAAACGTAACAGGCACCGACGGAAAATGCCTATGCGACGGATGAGAATTCCACGGTCGCGCCGCAAAGAATCCAGGAATTTTGTGTCGGTATGCATTTCGGTTTTCGTTGCTTGATTTCGTAGGTTCCGGACGGTGTCGCGTTCCATCCCTACATCAATCCGGTTCTGCACCCATGCGTTTTGGATCCTCGCACGCCTCGCCGCGTCTCCTGTGTCTTGTGCTCTTTCTGTTCGGGGCGATGGGACTCACCCCCCTCCCCCTCCTCGCGCAAGACACGGAAGATCCATCCTTCCCCACCATCGCTGAGAAGACCGAGGGGATGACGAAGATGGATGGGCACGTTCCGGTCTACTGGGACGAGACGACGGGCACGCTGTGGTTGGAGATTTCTCAGCTCGGTACCGAGATGCTTTACGTCAGCTCGCTCCCCACCGGGCTCGGGTCAAACCCCGTGGGCCTTGACCGCGGCCAGCTCGGCACGCAGCGGGTCGTCCGCTTCGAGCGGACGGGGCCGAAGGTGCTGCTCGTGGCGCCCAACCTGGACTACCGCGCCAACTCCGACAACGGGTACGAGCAGGACGCGGTGCGGGAGGCGTTCGCGCCGGGCGTCCTGCACGGCTTCACGGTGTCGGCCGAGAGCCCCGATGGCCGTGTGCTCGTCGACGCGACCGATTTCGTGGTGCGCGACGCCCACGGGGTGGTCCGTCGCCTCAAAAACAGCGGGCAGGGAGCGTACGCGCTCGCGGAGGAGCGCAGTGCGCCTGTTCTTGAACACGTGAAAGCCTTCCCGGAAAACACAGAGCTGGAGGCCCGACTTACCTTCACCACGGATGGCGATCCGGGGGCGTACGTAGAGCGGACGGCGGCCGCGCCCCGCGCCATCACGCTCCACGTGCGCCACTCGCTCGTCGAATTGCCCGACACGGCCGGATATACGCCGCGCCGCTTCGATCCGCGCTCCGGGCTCTTCTACGCGGACTACATGGACTTCGCGACGCCCATCGGGGAGTCCATGACGAAGCGGCTCGTCAACCGGCACCGGCTCACCTGCGCGGAGGCCCCCGGCGCGGACGGGCTGTGCTCGCCGGAGGAGCCCATCGTCTACTACCTCGACCCTGGCACCCCCGAGCCGGTGCGCAGCGCCCTGCTCAACGGCGCCCGGTGGTGGACGGAGGCTTTCAAGGCCGCGGGCTTCGAGGACGCCTACCGGGTCGAGGTGCTGCCGGACAGTGCCGACGCGATGGACGTGCGCTACAATGTCATTCAGTGGGTGCATCGCCGCACGCGCGGCTGGAGCTACGGCGCCTCCGTGACCGACCCGCGGACCGGCGAAATCCTGAAGGGGCATGTCACGCTCGGGTCCCAGCGCGTGCGGCAGGACTACCTGCTGGCCGAGGGCCTCCTGGCGCCGTACCAGGGCCCGCACGCCGGCGGCATCCCGGCCGCGGACGATCCGATGCTGGAGATGGCGCTCGCCCGCATCCGGCAACTGTCGGCGCACGAGGTGGGGCACACGCTGGGCCTCGCCCATAACTTTGCCGCGTCGGTGAACGACCGCGCCTCGGTGATGGACTATCCCGCCCCGTTGGCCCGCGTGGAAGGCGATTCCGTGTCCCTGGAGGGTGCTTACGACACCGGTGTGGAGCGGTGGGACAAGAAGGCCATCCAATACGCCTACGCCCGTCCGGGCCCTGATCAGACCGAGGCCGCGTTGCTCGACAGCCTCGTGCGGGCGGCGGAGCAGGAAGGGCTCCGGTACGTGACCGACGCCGACGCCCGTCCGGCCGGCGCCGCCCACCCGAAGGGCAACCTCTGGGACAATGGACGCAACATGGTCGACGCCCTCGACCGGGAGATGCGGGTGCGGGACGTGGCCCTCGACCGCTTCGGCGAGGCGGTCGTGAAGCGCGGGGAGCCGCTGGCTCAGATGGAAGAGGCGCTCGTGCCGCTCTACCTGCGCCACCGGTACCAGGTCGGGGCCACGGCAAAGCTGATCGGGGGAGAGACGTACGAGTACGCCATGCGTGGAGAATCGGAGGCGCGAAGGTCTGAGCGCGTGCCGGCCCAGCGCCAGGCGGCCGCCCTCGACGCCTTGCTGGCCACGATCACGCCCTCGGCGCTGGCGCTGCCGGCGGCCGCCCGGGACCGCATTCCGCCGCGCCCGCCCGGTCACCCGGACAACCGTGAGCTGTTCGAGGGACGTACGGACCCGACGTTCGACCCCTACGCCCCGGCCGAGGTGGCGGCCACCATGGTGCTCGACGCCCTCACTGTGCCGGAACGAGCCCTGCGCCTCATCGAGCAGCGGGATGCCAACCCCAATCTTCCGGGCCTGCAGGGCACCCTTGCAACCATTACCGATGCCGTCTGGAAGGCCGACCCGCCCGCCGACGGGTACCGGGCCGAGGTGCAGCGAACGGTGCAGCAGGTGTGGACGGACGTGTTGCTCGACCGCGCTGGCGCGGAGGACGGGGCGCCGGCGGTACAGGCCCGCCTCGAACAGCACCTGCGCACGCTCCGCGACTGGCTCGCGGGTCATCCGGGCGAGGGGGCAGAAGCAGAGGCCCACCGGACCGCCATCCGGGCGTCGATCGACCGGTACTTCGACCGGTCCCACGACGCAGCGTCCCCCCCGGCCACCGTGGACGCACCGCCCGGATCCCCCATCGGGCAGGCCCCAGGGTATCATCGGCGCCATGCCCAGCGACAGGCCTGGCTCGATCAGTGGACCCCGTCGGTCTGTTCGCGGCAGAGGCCGTAGAAGGGGCTCTCCATTTCTTGCATGTTTTTTGCGCGCACAATGGCCGTGCGAGCGCCCCCCCTCGGAGCACTCGTGCACGCGGGGGCTCGGCGGCATGAGGGAAGATTCTCCGCTTTGGTCCGCGCCGATGGGAAGATACGCCCTTTCCGTCGGGCCATGGACGGGAGCAACCCCGTCCCCTGCCGCGCCGGGCACGTGAGACGCCGAGGCAACCACTGGATCGACCTAGACGACTGGAGCCCCATGGCTACGCCTGCTGTTGACCGAGACGCCCTCGTCGAACTTCTAGACGGGAACCCAAGCGTCATCGTGACTCTCATCGACTCGTTCCTGAATGACTGTTCGGACTACATGAACGCCATCCGGAACGCGGTTGAGAACGAAGACGCCGAGGCGCTGGAACGGGAGGCCCACGGCCTCAAGGGGGCTGCGGGCAGCCTTCGGGCCTCTCCGTCCAGCGAGGCGGCCCAGGCGCTCGAAGAGATGGGTCACGCGGAGGACTTCACGGGCGCCGAGGCCGCCCTGGGTACGCTAGAGGCCGAAATTGATCGCCTCAAGGATGAGCTTCGCGCCCTCAAGAGGGCGTGTCAGGAGGCCACTGGAAGGGTAGACTGAAGGTCGATCTTGACTGTCCTGGGCTCCGTGC
This window of the Salinibacter grassmerensis genome carries:
- a CDS encoding CCA tRNA nucleotidyltransferase, giving the protein MTEASSYADIHTLSDRLRDVPYESILRTIGRVAEQEDIEAYAVGGMVRDVLLGRSTTDLDFVTVGPETGIALAEAVGDELGGHTAHVYPKFGTAAIRIPAEDALPDDHPDDALVLEFVAARKESYRSDSRKPEVEAGTLEDDQYRRDFTVNAMAIHLTPDRFGELIDPFDGRRDLERTTIETPLDPEDTFEDDPLRMIRAARFATQLEFRVSDRVFDAMGTQAHRVEILSQERITEELHKMLEAGTPSIGFKILEASGVLSHFMPEIQRLKGVDVVNGRDHKDNFYHTLEVLDNVAERTSDRPGTETRWLRWAALLHDIAKPKTKRFDAEDGWTFHGHEDVGARMIPDLFRKWRLPTDERQDYVQTLVRLHLRPIALADEKVTDSAVRRLLYEAGDDVDDLMTLVRSDVTSNNPDRRRRYQRAFDRVEKKMRAVEEKDRLRNFEPPVDGYEIMETLGIEEGVAVGIAKTWIREAILDGEIPNEHDAAYDYLMAVKDEALRRGALFEAMQDRLEGPENRALGAIKEVVFEDPDLPDDREAALARLNTVKEEALSDGSSPEGET
- a CDS encoding thioredoxin family protein; amino-acid sequence: MRLPPTVRSFVFAAVLVLAMGGGRAHAQMEMPPQSLGAVIEQAEAQETPILLDIYAPWCPYCQKMQETVYADSTVRATLERQFTYARLNRDTTAGAHQFEGRTLSSKQLGLALGARGVPTTVFMTPDGTPIGRQPGYIKRPIFLQMLRYFGSGAYEEQSFEAFRSQASE
- the atpC gene encoding ATP synthase F1 subunit epsilon, which encodes MADELTVDIVTPDERSFQGPASGVRAPGIEGSFEVRKDHAPMISAFGIGPLIVKTQAAHEYADMHNDRIIFATSGGFLEIIDNKVTVLAETVEPASEIDVERAESAQERAKRRLEEGVQEEERETHEAARDRARNRLRVAMGKVGTRQS
- a CDS encoding ParM/StbA family protein codes for the protein MLKTKSFPSVFETNATELVDVADGLLEGLKVQVDDEQYVVGDLALREGTAPHKGINNGPSDLDYRLLLRAGLLIAQAGGANTPLTLTTGFPYSSYRVHRRSAGNLIEGEQEIEFDGRPFGQGEHSVVGVDITNVEVLPEIEGHVTATREGDLEENDPFFAVSLGYGTFESVLSLPSGPVQRTATSGHGLRYATSMMAERLREKHYLNMPTEHQIDMAMRRGTVVAGRQQYDLSELRQKVLRIYYDDIISPSLKKAFDDSDFGQTHKMYLAGGGALYTELVDAFEDEFGEVLSLEVVPDPATHVSRGFALHSAGVNGKSPDHAVGLDLGNANTSVTLFDQEPA
- a CDS encoding bactofilin family protein → MFDFFQRSTDDDDASGPSSALSVLGEDTTARGTFNLKEDDLRVDGVLDGDVTTEGHVHVSKEGTIHGEIQAGSIRIAGDAEGVLHAQTDLVVMETASVHGILCAEALTIEDEANFEGGLCDTADRIPALKEAFFSTETYAIPALSSSPDEPPADSSGQPSEAADRSVTLDIEPSSSPENTTDGNTTKGTAPVRPLQEGDGLPESPSSSAAPDAEQSAPEPDGQDAEDTDDVDTLSTIEW
- a CDS encoding peptidylprolyl isomerase — translated: MRTWLVLPLVCLWSLTGVAAQPMLERPSDDLLTRPALQAVVEAQVDRNGTLLRKKIGADDADVRGRSALALASVQDTSAIPGLLDLLRDSVPLVRTDAAFALGQMPSGVPDAPLLRALSVERDPSVQRRLIEALGTTGDAQSLRSLIQLRPPPARHSDLALTIARYGMRGVTDSTATTWLLDHLRSDDPWTRRNAAYALGRVEALAAGRADTIRAVLNDTAPDDPAAMHLLRAVGTTGDSSDAPRLADWLRTAPDWRTRVEAARGLSSGSPTDEPRSALVGALNDGHPLVARTAAETLAGLDWSPDRNAAIGAWLDAHPNEWRVVAPLLRGLARNERPERVLDTVTRWRTERSPVAYAAALPALAPLDAPRADSLIGAALRSDDVRVAAAGVQAVVSRWERTRPDGADITFERLAAAVRRGDPALLYHGAPALADSAFASVGAADTLAATYRTLATPDDLEGMAATLEALGSLGGTTAESVLRDALDHPHHAVRRAAAQGLSEATDTTVTAAPKPLPDTPPIDWEFLQELGPHPRLVLETDRGTVTVELDAEQAPQTTQAITQFAREGRYNGVPFHRVVPNFVVQGGDFARRDGFGGPGFFLRTEATRIGHRRGTIGMASAGKDTEGSQFFVSHSMQPHLDGGYTAFGRVTDGMDVVDQLRAYDRIESAQVEATNE
- a CDS encoding D-TA family PLP-dependent enzyme, with the protein product MTLTDLSTPSLLVEQSRLQDNLASMQGLADTNDVTLRPHVKTHKSVALARQQQQHGAEGLTVATVREAETFVEAGFDDVRVAYPVTGRDKHKRLQTLRGDATVSFTVDTVAGAEQASAVYEAADDPVDVLMEVDVGHGRCGVHWSAPEAAVTLGHRIASLPGLRLTGLLTHAGQAYSGPSDDETEEKALHRAARHERDRMLSVASALSEAGVSGVTPNTFEVSVGSTPSMAAFENTERDGFRVTEIRPGNYVMHDAMQVALGAASLDDCALTVLTTVISTQTKPGDAARAFVDAGKKVFTTDTGHGTDGYGIALADAAAMRPHPGLHVDHLSEEHGWLTMAGDADLTVGDRLRIVPNHACVTVASQDTLHVVDGPSVVDAWSVNARGW